The Streptomyces sp. CC0208 genome window below encodes:
- a CDS encoding sensor histidine kinase: protein MVRRGTGAVWKGRRLTVQGWFYLLLAVMTLLVVVGSVVGAGLLSRTAEVSDQLLRRIQPAQTEAYRLQAALANQETGVRGYAISADRQFLAPYTQGKRDEASSAARLRGFIGDRPELLADLRAIETQAADWRRTYAEPLAASVTPGRPKPLDQQKADQGKKEFDRLRALWAQQNTDLAKAVEKGRAHLIHERHVRDSVLAGMVAFFLLVGVACAVLVRVLVTRPLEALTTASRRVAGGDFSYVITGGGPADLTAVANAVEGMRWHVVAELEASRAQEQELTRQAADLDAQTEELRRSNAELEQFAYVASHDLQEPLRKVASFCQLLEKRYGDVLDDRGRQYVDFAVDGARRMQVLINDLLTFSRVGRVNDARVPVGLDQALDKALANLGTAVEESGARVDRPEQLPQVVGDPTLLAMLWQNLVGNALKFRHPDRTPHVSITCGTDPDEPDSLLVCVTDNGIGIPEQFTEKVFVIFQRLHGRDAYGGTGIGLALCKKIVEQHGGKIWIDTAHTDGTRFCFTLPSIAEIPEASGIGTEEKALI from the coding sequence ATGGTGAGGCGAGGGACGGGCGCGGTGTGGAAGGGGCGTCGGCTGACGGTGCAGGGGTGGTTCTACCTGCTGCTGGCCGTCATGACGCTGCTGGTGGTGGTCGGCAGCGTGGTCGGCGCCGGTCTGCTCAGCCGGACGGCGGAGGTGAGCGACCAGCTGCTGCGCCGTATCCAGCCCGCCCAGACCGAGGCGTACCGGCTGCAGGCGGCGCTGGCCAACCAGGAGACGGGTGTCCGCGGTTACGCGATCTCCGCCGACCGGCAGTTCCTCGCCCCGTACACCCAGGGCAAACGCGACGAGGCGAGCTCGGCCGCCCGGTTGCGCGGGTTCATCGGCGACCGGCCCGAACTGCTTGCCGACCTGAGGGCCATCGAAACGCAGGCGGCCGACTGGCGCCGCACCTACGCCGAACCGCTCGCCGCCTCGGTCACACCGGGGCGTCCGAAGCCGCTGGACCAGCAGAAGGCCGATCAGGGCAAGAAGGAGTTCGACCGGCTGCGCGCCCTGTGGGCCCAGCAGAACACCGACCTGGCGAAGGCCGTGGAGAAGGGCCGTGCCCATCTCATCCACGAACGGCACGTGCGCGACTCGGTTCTGGCGGGCATGGTCGCGTTCTTCCTGCTGGTCGGAGTCGCCTGCGCCGTCCTGGTCCGGGTCCTGGTGACCCGCCCGCTCGAGGCGCTGACCACGGCGTCCCGGCGGGTGGCGGGCGGCGACTTCTCGTACGTCATCACCGGTGGCGGCCCGGCTGATCTGACGGCGGTGGCCAATGCCGTCGAGGGCATGCGCTGGCATGTCGTGGCCGAACTCGAGGCATCCCGCGCCCAGGAGCAGGAGCTGACCAGGCAGGCCGCCGACCTGGACGCCCAGACCGAGGAACTGCGCCGCTCCAACGCGGAACTGGAGCAGTTCGCCTACGTCGCCTCCCACGATCTGCAGGAGCCGCTGCGCAAGGTCGCCTCGTTCTGCCAGCTGCTGGAGAAGCGTTACGGCGACGTCCTCGACGACCGGGGCCGGCAGTACGTCGACTTCGCCGTCGACGGGGCCCGGCGCATGCAGGTCCTCATCAACGACCTGCTGACCTTCTCCCGGGTCGGGCGGGTCAACGACGCCCGGGTGCCGGTCGGTCTCGACCAGGCGCTGGACAAGGCGCTGGCCAACCTCGGGACGGCCGTCGAGGAGTCCGGCGCCCGCGTCGACCGCCCGGAGCAGCTGCCCCAGGTCGTCGGGGACCCCACCCTGCTGGCCATGCTCTGGCAGAACCTGGTCGGCAACGCCCTCAAGTTCCGCCACCCCGACCGCACCCCGCACGTGTCCATCACCTGCGGAACGGACCCCGACGAACCCGACAGCCTGCTCGTGTGCGTCACGGACAACGGCATCGGCATTCCCGAGCAGTTCACCGAGAAGGTGTTCGTGATCTTCCAGCGGCTGCACGGCCGGGACGCCTACGGTGGTACCGGCATCGGTCTGGCACTGTGCAAGAAGATCGTGGAACAACATGGTGGCAAGATCTGGATCGACACCGCACACACGGACGGCACGCGCTTCTGCTTCACCCTTCCGTCCATCGCCGAGATCCCGGAGGCGTCCGGTATCGGCACCGAGGAGAAGGCCCTTATATGA
- a CDS encoding DUF475 domain-containing protein, translating to MILKTFRWAFAVTALGLAAGVLYDGWAAFGIVAILAVLEISLSFDNAVVNAGILKKMNTFWQKIFLTVGVLIAVFGMRLVFPVVIVAITAKLNPYDAVQLALTDKDRYQQLVTDAHPAIAAFGGMFLLMIFLDFIFEDRDIKWLAWLERPLAKLGKVDMLSVCIALVVLLITAFTFATHAHQHGGAHADKAQTVLISGVAGLITYLVVGGLSGYFENRLEDEEEREEEAQQSGGTGSPVKLAGQAAFFMFLYLEVLDASFSFDGVIGAFAITNDIVLMALGLGIGAMYVRSLTVYLVRQGTLDDYVYLEHGAHYAIGALAVILMVTIQYQINEIITGLVGVILIGWSFWSSVRRNKQLAATEGATETDSVPVP from the coding sequence GTGATTCTGAAGACCTTTCGCTGGGCGTTCGCGGTCACCGCGCTCGGCCTGGCCGCAGGAGTGCTCTACGACGGCTGGGCGGCGTTCGGCATCGTGGCGATCCTGGCCGTGCTGGAGATCTCGCTGTCGTTCGACAACGCGGTGGTCAACGCCGGAATCCTGAAGAAGATGAACACCTTCTGGCAGAAGATCTTCCTCACGGTCGGCGTCCTGATCGCCGTGTTCGGCATGCGGCTGGTCTTCCCGGTCGTGATCGTCGCGATCACCGCGAAGCTCAATCCGTACGACGCCGTCCAGCTCGCCCTGACCGACAAGGACCGCTATCAGCAGCTGGTCACCGACGCGCACCCGGCGATCGCCGCATTCGGTGGCATGTTCCTGCTGATGATCTTCCTGGACTTCATCTTCGAGGACCGCGACATCAAGTGGCTGGCCTGGCTGGAACGGCCGCTGGCCAAGCTCGGCAAGGTCGACATGCTGTCGGTCTGCATCGCCCTGGTCGTCCTGTTGATCACCGCCTTCACCTTCGCGACCCACGCCCACCAGCACGGCGGCGCCCACGCCGACAAGGCGCAGACCGTCCTGATCTCCGGCGTCGCGGGCCTGATCACCTACCTGGTCGTCGGCGGCCTCTCCGGGTACTTCGAGAACAGGCTCGAGGACGAGGAGGAACGCGAGGAAGAAGCCCAACAGTCCGGCGGGACCGGCTCCCCGGTCAAACTGGCAGGGCAGGCCGCGTTCTTCATGTTCCTCTACCTGGAGGTCCTGGACGCCTCGTTCTCCTTCGACGGTGTGATCGGCGCGTTCGCCATCACCAACGACATCGTCCTGATGGCCCTGGGCCTGGGCATCGGCGCGATGTACGTCCGGTCCCTGACCGTGTACCTGGTCCGCCAGGGCACCCTCGACGACTACGTCTACCTGGAGCACGGCGCCCACTACGCGATCGGCGCCCTCGCCGTGATCCTCATGGTCACCATCCAGTACCAGATCAACGAGATCATCACCGGCCTCGTCGGAGTGATCCTGATCGGCTGGTCCTTCTGGTCCTCCGTGCGCCGCAACAAGCAGCTCGCGGCGACCGAGGGGGCGACGGAGACGGACTCGGTCCCCGTGCCGTAG
- a CDS encoding DUF5133 domain-containing protein: protein MLMAHPALLTDLLERYEALHVLHAEDGSAGARQRLEDVSYTLCIATGTRDIESALAAARRQVSGARPKDDSLVAGA from the coding sequence ATGCTGATGGCCCACCCCGCCCTTCTCACCGACCTGCTCGAGCGCTACGAGGCTCTGCACGTCCTGCACGCGGAGGACGGCAGCGCCGGAGCGCGTCAGCGCCTTGAGGACGTGTCCTACACCCTGTGCATCGCCACGGGCACCCGCGACATCGAATCCGCCCTGGCAGCGGCCCGCCGTCAGGTGTCCGGCGCCCGCCCCAAGGACGACTCACTGGTGGCGGGCGCATGA
- a CDS encoding response regulator, which yields MTTPDASPIDVLLVEDDPGDELMTREAFEDNKIGNTLHVVRDGEEALDFLYRRGDHTDAPEPDLILLDLNLPKYDGRQVLEKIKSDPELAHIPVVVLTTSAAEEDILRSYKLHANAYVTKPVDLDQFIAAVRQIDDFFVQVVRLPRHF from the coding sequence ATGACCACCCCCGACGCCAGCCCCATCGACGTGCTCCTCGTCGAGGACGACCCCGGCGACGAGCTGATGACCCGTGAGGCGTTCGAGGACAACAAGATCGGCAACACGCTCCATGTGGTTCGGGACGGCGAGGAGGCACTCGACTTCCTCTACCGGCGCGGCGACCACACGGACGCGCCTGAGCCCGATCTGATCCTGCTCGACCTCAACCTGCCCAAGTACGACGGGCGTCAGGTCCTGGAGAAGATCAAGTCCGACCCGGAGCTGGCCCACATCCCGGTCGTCGTCCTCACCACCTCCGCGGCCGAGGAGGACATCCTGCGCAGCTACAAGCTGCACGCCAACGCCTATGTCACCAAGCCGGTGGACCTGGACCAGTTCATCGCCGCGGTCCGTCAGATCGACGACTTCTTCGTCCAGGTCGTCCGTCTGCCACGCCACTTCTGA
- a CDS encoding SpoIIE family protein phosphatase — protein sequence MAGADDTGTVGRRPPAAPAAGLTAALEAIGTAAYVVDEEGHVIAVNTRAEELLVRPAEEFFGRDAHDLLHRDAHGHVLPRSRCRMRQAFHAGRTAQAEGDHFECGDGSLLPVSWLITPYDVDGRQVGTLVLVHAQSPPETEGPPETAAESMPELERLALLAETTTRLTSTLDFEETLRRLVALVVPRLADWAVVDLITERDEVWRTAVVHAEGDGLVRHEDLQGPMPPIPEESPMPLSRALRGVASTLAGPQTYERDPDSGIAVEQRRLFEVTGIRSAAIAPIRSTRAVLGALTLGRAKDPVDFTTVDLPLIEDIARRAGLALDNARLYQRQRKVAETMQNHLLPQMPRVPGLQMTARYLPAPDASQVGGDWYDAFTLSDGATALAVGDVVGHDLEAAAGMAQLRNMLRAYAWAHQEPPSRIVARLDAAVMHITDVTMATMIFARIEERDDGHWELTWTNAGHPPPLLISHDGLAHYLTDGHGILLGTGVRTPRTDATALLPPGSTLLLYTDGLIEAAGRSLDEGLGHLRRHAAALAHRPLASFTDQVLRRVRHVRNDDDVALLAVRAPGRS from the coding sequence ATGGCAGGGGCGGACGACACGGGGACCGTCGGGAGACGACCCCCGGCTGCACCCGCGGCGGGACTCACCGCGGCGCTGGAGGCCATCGGGACCGCGGCGTACGTCGTGGACGAAGAAGGCCACGTCATCGCCGTGAACACCCGCGCCGAAGAGTTGCTGGTCCGCCCCGCCGAGGAGTTCTTCGGCCGCGACGCGCACGACCTGCTGCACCGGGACGCCCACGGCCACGTCCTGCCGCGCAGCCGGTGCCGCATGCGGCAGGCCTTCCACGCCGGGCGCACCGCCCAGGCCGAGGGGGACCACTTCGAGTGCGGCGACGGCTCCCTGCTGCCGGTCTCGTGGCTGATCACGCCGTACGACGTGGACGGCCGGCAAGTCGGCACGCTCGTGCTCGTCCACGCCCAGTCCCCGCCGGAGACCGAGGGGCCGCCCGAGACGGCTGCCGAGTCGATGCCGGAACTCGAGCGGCTCGCCCTGCTGGCCGAGACCACCACCCGTCTGACGTCCACGCTCGACTTCGAGGAGACGCTGCGGCGACTGGTGGCCCTGGTGGTGCCCCGGCTCGCGGACTGGGCCGTCGTCGACCTGATCACCGAGCGCGACGAGGTGTGGCGCACCGCGGTCGTCCACGCGGAGGGCGACGGCCTGGTGCGTCACGAGGACCTTCAGGGACCGATGCCGCCGATCCCGGAAGAGTCGCCGATGCCGCTGTCCAGGGCGCTGCGCGGGGTCGCCTCCACCCTGGCCGGCCCTCAGACCTACGAGCGGGACCCGGATTCCGGCATAGCGGTGGAACAGCGCCGCCTGTTCGAGGTGACCGGCATCCGCTCCGCCGCCATCGCCCCGATCCGCAGCACCCGCGCCGTCCTGGGCGCCCTGACCCTGGGCCGGGCCAAGGACCCGGTGGACTTCACCACCGTAGATCTCCCGCTGATCGAGGACATCGCCCGCCGGGCCGGCCTGGCCCTGGACAACGCGCGCCTCTACCAGCGCCAGCGCAAGGTCGCCGAGACCATGCAGAACCACCTGCTGCCCCAGATGCCCCGGGTGCCCGGGCTGCAGATGACGGCCCGCTACCTGCCCGCTCCCGACGCCTCACAGGTCGGCGGCGACTGGTACGACGCCTTCACCCTCTCCGACGGCGCCACCGCGCTGGCGGTCGGAGACGTCGTCGGGCACGACCTGGAGGCCGCGGCGGGCATGGCACAACTGCGCAACATGCTGCGCGCCTACGCCTGGGCCCACCAGGAACCGCCGAGCCGGATCGTCGCCCGGCTCGACGCTGCGGTCATGCACATCACCGACGTCACCATGGCCACCATGATCTTCGCCCGGATCGAGGAGCGGGACGACGGACACTGGGAACTGACCTGGACCAATGCCGGCCATCCGCCACCCCTCCTGATCAGCCACGACGGCCTGGCCCACTACCTCACCGACGGCCACGGCATCCTCCTGGGCACCGGCGTGCGCACACCCCGCACCGACGCGACCGCCCTGCTGCCGCCCGGCTCCACGCTGCTGCTGTACACCGACGGCCTGATCGAGGCAGCCGGCCGTTCCCTCGACGAGGGGCTTGGGCATCTGCGCCGGCACGCCGCCGCCCTCGCCCACCGTCCACTGGCCTCCTTCACCGACCAGGTGCTGCGCCGGGTGCGGCACGTCCGCAACGACGACGACGTGGCCCTGCTCGCGGTACGGGCGCCCGGCAGATCGTGA
- a CDS encoding diacylglycerol kinase family protein yields MNEVEPDGSGTAPRTLARLALLCLAGVVAAVVAAGQWLLPLLGLVGLGLAGAGIWWALAHRGLARLCGALLAVAAPVAVLVLYAVSGLWPFAASALGLWAAALACARSALRRLRAPRATHSRPVRPPRRPVLIMNPLSGGGKVVQHALVERAEALGARVVLLDVDNSPDPAALARQALAEGADLLGVAGGDGTQALVAGVAADHDVPFMVLAAGTRNHFAMDLGLDRDDPASGLDALTHGVEIRVDLGDVAGRPFVNTVSFGTYAEIVQSPEYRDAKASTTLDLLPDLLVGGAGAQLTATADGRRLDAPHALLVSNNPYAQAGPLGVGRRSRLDGGRLGVISLRIEGAAQAAELALLGERASGITSSTSRRVTVTADAETIPVAVDGEALLLPQPVVCTVRPKALRVRVPRNRPGAPYTAPSVDWRRVVRLALERTPLPAVKNQEQSDA; encoded by the coding sequence ATGAATGAGGTGGAGCCCGACGGCTCCGGCACCGCGCCGCGGACGCTGGCCCGGCTGGCTCTGCTCTGCCTGGCGGGAGTGGTCGCGGCGGTGGTGGCCGCGGGTCAGTGGCTGCTTCCGCTGCTGGGCCTCGTGGGCCTCGGCCTGGCGGGTGCGGGCATCTGGTGGGCGCTGGCCCACCGGGGCCTGGCGCGGCTGTGCGGTGCCCTGCTGGCGGTGGCCGCGCCGGTCGCTGTCCTGGTCCTGTACGCGGTCTCCGGCCTGTGGCCGTTCGCGGCCTCGGCCCTGGGCCTGTGGGCGGCGGCACTGGCCTGTGCCAGAAGCGCCCTGCGCCGCCTGCGGGCACCGCGCGCCACGCACTCGCGTCCGGTCCGGCCGCCCCGCAGGCCGGTCCTGATCATGAATCCGCTGTCCGGCGGCGGCAAGGTCGTCCAGCACGCGCTGGTGGAGCGCGCCGAGGCGCTGGGCGCCCGGGTGGTCCTGCTCGACGTGGACAACAGCCCCGATCCGGCGGCGCTGGCCCGCCAGGCCCTCGCGGAGGGCGCGGACCTGCTCGGCGTGGCGGGCGGGGACGGCACCCAGGCCCTGGTGGCGGGCGTGGCCGCGGACCACGACGTGCCGTTCATGGTCCTCGCCGCCGGGACCCGCAATCACTTCGCGATGGACCTGGGCCTGGACCGCGACGATCCGGCAAGCGGCCTCGACGCTCTCACGCACGGCGTGGAGATCCGCGTCGATCTGGGCGACGTGGCGGGCCGGCCCTTCGTGAACACGGTCTCGTTCGGGACCTACGCGGAGATCGTGCAGAGCCCCGAATACCGCGATGCCAAGGCGTCCACCACGCTGGACCTGCTGCCGGACCTGCTGGTCGGCGGGGCCGGGGCACAGCTGACCGCCACGGCGGACGGCCGGCGGCTCGACGCCCCGCACGCGCTGCTGGTGAGCAACAATCCCTACGCGCAGGCCGGCCCGCTGGGTGTCGGACGCAGGTCGCGCCTCGACGGCGGCCGACTCGGTGTGATCAGCCTGCGGATCGAGGGCGCGGCACAGGCCGCCGAACTCGCGCTGCTGGGGGAGCGGGCCAGCGGGATCACTTCGTCGACCTCGCGCCGGGTGACCGTCACGGCCGACGCGGAGACGATCCCGGTGGCCGTGGACGGCGAAGCGCTGCTGCTGCCCCAGCCGGTCGTGTGCACCGTACGACCCAAGGCCCTGCGGGTGCGGGTACCGAGAAACCGTCCCGGCGCGCCGTACACTGCCCCGTCCGTGGACTGGCGCCGTGTGGTGCGCCTCGCCCTCGAACGGACTCCCCTTCCGGCCGTCAAGAACCAGGAGCAGAGCGATGCTTGA
- a CDS encoding fused response regulator/phosphatase codes for MVSTAAAAAETAWEHWEPSVLLVEDDPGDAMLVEELVVDGAVKMRLRWVRSMTEATEALATETPDCVLLDLHLPDAQGLEAVSQVQGLAEQVAIVVLTGLAEEQTGLAAVAAGAQDYLVKGRVEPELFGRAVRYAIQRKQTEQAAVALHAGALQAQENARLERGLLPRPLLRAEGVQVVARYRPGRAQTLLGGDFYDIVQSADGTLHALIGDVSGHGPDEAALGVALRIAWRTLVLSGITGAQQMARLEELLMAERARDEVFATLVTLAAVPGEQQAHIVRAGHHGLLRRSGTDVEWVEVPGGPALGMVPGGARWPTAELAVPAGTSVVLFTDGLFEGHVSRGTERLGEEGLLALAREGAALEPEAFVDRLIEKAESLAEARGGLADDVAVVHLNWN; via the coding sequence CTGGTGTCGACGGCGGCAGCCGCCGCCGAGACGGCGTGGGAGCACTGGGAGCCGTCGGTTCTCCTCGTGGAGGACGATCCCGGCGACGCGATGCTCGTGGAGGAACTGGTCGTCGACGGCGCCGTGAAGATGCGGTTGCGATGGGTGCGGTCGATGACCGAGGCCACCGAGGCGCTCGCCACCGAGACGCCCGACTGCGTCCTGCTCGATCTGCACCTGCCGGACGCCCAGGGGCTTGAGGCGGTCTCGCAGGTCCAGGGGCTGGCCGAGCAGGTCGCCATCGTGGTCCTCACCGGGCTCGCCGAGGAGCAGACCGGCCTCGCCGCGGTCGCGGCCGGCGCACAGGACTACCTGGTCAAGGGCCGGGTCGAGCCCGAGCTGTTCGGGCGGGCGGTGCGCTACGCGATCCAGCGCAAGCAGACCGAGCAGGCGGCGGTGGCCCTCCACGCCGGCGCGCTCCAGGCACAGGAGAACGCCCGCCTGGAGCGTGGCCTGCTGCCCCGCCCGCTGCTGCGCGCCGAAGGCGTCCAAGTGGTGGCCCGTTACCGGCCCGGACGTGCCCAGACACTGCTGGGCGGTGACTTCTACGACATCGTCCAGAGCGCCGACGGCACCCTCCACGCCCTCATCGGGGACGTCTCCGGGCACGGCCCGGACGAGGCGGCCCTGGGAGTCGCCCTGCGCATCGCCTGGCGCACCCTCGTCCTCAGCGGGATCACCGGCGCGCAGCAGATGGCCCGCCTGGAGGAACTGCTGATGGCCGAGCGGGCCCGTGACGAGGTCTTCGCGACCCTCGTGACCCTGGCCGCCGTCCCGGGAGAGCAACAGGCCCACATCGTCCGAGCCGGTCATCACGGCCTGCTCCGGCGCAGCGGGACGGACGTGGAGTGGGTGGAGGTGCCCGGCGGACCGGCCCTGGGCATGGTCCCGGGCGGCGCGAGGTGGCCGACCGCGGAACTGGCGGTGCCTGCGGGCACGTCGGTGGTGCTCTTCACCGACGGCCTCTTCGAGGGGCACGTGAGCCGTGGCACGGAACGCCTCGGCGAGGAAGGACTACTGGCCCTCGCCCGGGAGGGAGCCGCACTGGAGCCGGAGGCCTTCGTGGACCGGCTGATAGAGAAGGCCGAGAGCCTCGCCGAAGCACGGGGCGGCCTGGCCGACGACGTGGCCGTCGTCCATCTGAACTGGAACTGA
- a CDS encoding chitosanase, whose product MGAATCAGMLGSVPAAAASAAAPGLDDPAKKEIAMKLVSSAENSSLDWKAQYRYIEDIGDGRGYTAGIIGFCSGTGDMLDLVQLYTDRKPGNVLARYLPALRRVNGTDSHSGLDPNFPADWRKAAQDTAFQQAQNDERDRVYFNPAVRQGKTDGLRALGQFAYYDAIVMHGDGGDATSFSSIRRRALRQAKPPAQGGNETTYLNAFLDARVWAMKQEEAHSDTSRVDTAQRVFLRQGNLDLNPPLDWKVYGDSYHIG is encoded by the coding sequence ATGGGAGCGGCGACCTGCGCCGGAATGCTCGGCTCCGTGCCCGCCGCGGCGGCGTCCGCGGCCGCACCGGGCCTCGACGACCCCGCGAAGAAGGAGATCGCCATGAAGCTGGTGTCGAGCGCGGAGAACTCCTCGCTCGACTGGAAGGCGCAGTACCGGTACATCGAGGACATCGGTGACGGCCGCGGGTACACCGCCGGCATCATCGGCTTCTGCTCCGGCACCGGCGACATGCTCGACCTCGTCCAGCTCTACACCGACCGCAAGCCCGGCAATGTCCTCGCCAGGTATCTGCCGGCGCTGCGCCGCGTCAACGGCACCGACTCCCACTCCGGCCTGGACCCGAACTTCCCCGCCGACTGGCGCAAGGCCGCCCAGGACACGGCGTTCCAGCAGGCGCAGAACGACGAACGCGACCGTGTGTACTTCAACCCCGCCGTCAGGCAGGGCAAGACGGACGGGCTGCGCGCACTCGGCCAGTTCGCCTACTACGACGCCATCGTCATGCACGGCGACGGCGGCGACGCGACCAGCTTCAGCAGCATCCGCCGCCGGGCCCTGCGCCAGGCCAAGCCCCCGGCCCAGGGCGGCAACGAGACGACGTACCTCAACGCCTTCCTCGACGCACGCGTGTGGGCGATGAAACAGGAGGAGGCACACAGCGACACCAGCCGGGTCGACACCGCCCAACGCGTCTTCCTGCGCCAGGGCAACCTCGACCTGAACCCGCCCCTGGACTGGAAGGTCTACGGCGACAGTTACCACATCGGCTGA
- a CDS encoding DUF4097 family beta strand repeat-containing protein: MPTRRVTRLMVVLALLPLAGACSDDHDGASGGPSVAGTLRVAGSGEQVVIATDNGLRLRPADGRGVTVDDRVDEHWSHHGKVWTLDLSCAHRTTGDGACPRMPYVEIPDGVSVTATARNAGVDVAGVAAALDITTVNGDVTVTRSGRDDADVRLSTRNGSVRATSVEARQVHAATTNGDVVIGCAAVPSGVSAATVNGSVDVTVPHDSPPYRVGASTDNGRATVAVPVRGADRAHSMTLTTVNGDVDARRD; the protein is encoded by the coding sequence ATGCCGACACGGCGCGTGACGCGTCTGATGGTGGTGCTGGCGCTGCTGCCCCTCGCCGGGGCGTGCAGCGACGATCACGACGGGGCGTCCGGCGGTCCGTCGGTGGCGGGAACACTCCGCGTCGCGGGCTCCGGCGAACAGGTGGTGATCGCCACCGACAACGGCCTGCGGCTGCGCCCGGCCGACGGCCGCGGCGTCACCGTCGACGACCGCGTCGACGAGCACTGGTCCCACCACGGGAAGGTGTGGACGCTCGACCTGTCGTGCGCCCACCGGACCACGGGCGACGGGGCCTGTCCCCGGATGCCGTACGTGGAGATCCCCGACGGCGTGAGCGTCACGGCCACCGCCCGCAACGCCGGCGTCGACGTGGCGGGCGTCGCCGCCGCCCTGGACATCACGACCGTCAACGGCGATGTGACGGTGACCCGTTCCGGACGCGACGACGCCGACGTACGGCTGTCCACCCGCAACGGCTCGGTGCGCGCGACGAGCGTCGAGGCGCGGCAGGTGCACGCGGCCACCACGAACGGTGACGTCGTCATCGGATGTGCCGCGGTCCCGTCGGGCGTCAGCGCCGCGACCGTCAACGGCTCGGTCGACGTCACCGTGCCCCACGACAGCCCGCCCTACCGGGTCGGCGCCTCCACCGACAACGGCCGCGCCACCGTGGCCGTCCCCGTACGCGGGGCCGACCGGGCCCACAGCATGACGCTGACCACGGTCAACGGGGACGTCGACGCCCGCCGGGACTGA
- a CDS encoding phosphatase PAP2 family protein translates to MLDRPQPEQPTSRELLRDLAALDQALYEAVTVTKTPALDHALRRLSAAADHSKISFTIAGLLALCPGRPRRAAALGVAAIGVASATANMLGKRLVRRPRPHRAEDSPFPGRHVPMPESASFPSGHTASAVAFAAAVGPALPVATVPLGLLACAVGYSRIHTGVHYPGDVVAGAVLGTGAAAAVLAAAGRNGNGLRPSRRAG, encoded by the coding sequence ATGCTTGACCGACCGCAGCCCGAACAGCCGACCTCCCGAGAGCTGTTGCGGGACCTCGCCGCCCTCGACCAGGCGCTGTACGAGGCCGTCACGGTCACGAAGACACCGGCCCTGGACCACGCCCTGCGGCGGCTGTCGGCCGCGGCGGACCACTCCAAGATCTCGTTCACGATCGCCGGACTGCTCGCCCTGTGCCCCGGCCGGCCGCGGCGCGCCGCGGCCCTCGGAGTCGCGGCCATCGGTGTCGCCTCCGCGACCGCGAACATGCTCGGCAAGCGCCTGGTGCGCCGGCCGCGCCCGCACCGCGCCGAGGACTCGCCGTTTCCGGGGCGGCATGTGCCGATGCCCGAGTCCGCGTCCTTCCCCTCGGGGCACACGGCGTCCGCGGTCGCCTTCGCGGCGGCGGTCGGACCCGCGCTGCCGGTCGCCACGGTGCCGCTGGGCCTGTTGGCCTGCGCGGTGGGCTACTCACGGATCCACACCGGGGTGCACTACCCGGGCGACGTGGTCGCCGGTGCCGTCCTCGGCACCGGAGCGGCCGCCGCGGTCCTCGCGGCCGCCGGACGGAACGGAAACGGTCTCCGTCCCTCACGGCGGGCCGGCTGA